TTGTTCGGAAGTATTTTACCCCCCCCAGGTATTTCATCTCAAATTCTAGGAATAAGTTGTCCCTCAACCGTTTGATCTCGTCCACATCGTCTCCTGTTATaatcatgtcatccacatatataaTCAAACACGTGATTTTTCTTCCTCATCTCTTCAAGAACAAGGTGTGATCGGAGTTACTCTGTCGATATCCATATTTCTTCATTGCTTGGGTAAATCTTCCAAATCATGCTCTAGGAGATGGTTTCAATCCATACAAGGCTTGCCTTAATCGACACACTTCTTCTTGTCTATATCCACTCGTGAATCCTAGTGGAGCATCCATGTAAACTTTCTCTTTCAGGTCACCATACAGAAAAGCATTCTTTACATCAAATTAGTGAAGTGGTCGGTCTAGGTTTGCAGCAAGAGAGAATAGGACCCGTATTGTATCAATTTTTGTTACTGGAGAGAACATTTCGGAGTAGTAGACTCCATAGGTCTGAGTGTATCCTTTTGCTACCAGTCAGGCTTTATATCTATCCACCGTTCCATCCGACTTATACTTTACaataaacacccatttgcatcccACTGGTCATTTTTCCTTGGGTAGCTAGCATTTCTCCTAGGTTTTATTTTTCTCCAAGGCATCCATCTCGATCTCCATTGCTTCAATCCATCTCTTGTCCTTCTGGGCCTCTGTGGTATTCTTTGGTATCcattctaagcaaatatttttttgtAGTGTAATAAACTGAGGTGATAGATTCTCTCCTCTAGTAATATTTGCCATAGGATACTTAGATCTGGCTGCCTCGAATTCTGGATCATATCTCCTGGGTAGAATGCCTCTGTTACTCCGAGGGGGTAGTACATAGTGGCCTATTTCAGGAGACTCAAGGAAGATGGGTTCAGTGGTAAAGTTATTAGAGGAAGGAGAGGATTCAGATTCATATACATCAGTGGCGTATTCCTCAGGATATTCTACGATGGTAGGCTCTGGTTGTGGCGTTGAGATTGAGGACTGTATGAGATGATCAACGTCTCCAAGTTCTGGTGTAGACTCAGGAAGGGAAAGTGGATGGACAGTCTCTGACTCCCTCTGAGGATTTTTTGACTCTTCTTGAGGATAGCTAAGCCAACTTGGAAGTGGTGGTTCTGTTGTATTCTCCCCCTCACTGCCAATTGGCGAGGAGAAAAAAATACTCGTCTTCAAGAAAAGTGCAGTCCATAGTGGTGAAGAGCTGTTTAGAGATTGGATCAAAACACTGATAGCCCTTTTTATGGACACCATAACCGAGGAATACACACTTAAGAACacatggatcaagtttagtACGATGTGATTTAGGAATGTGAACATAGACAGTGCAACCAAAAATTTTGGGTGAAAGGTTTAGATGGGAAGGGATGGTGTGATGAAAAGACAAGGTATGTAGTGGAGATCAAAAATTAAGGACCCGAGACGGGAGTCTATTGAAGAGGTAAATAGAAGTAACAACTGCTTTGGACCAAAACTTAGAAGGGATCCGGGCTTCAAACAATAAGGTTCGGGTGGTTTCAAGGATGTgccgattttttctttcagcgaCCCCATTTTGCTGTGGGGTATAAGGACAAGTAGTTTGGTGAATGACTCCATTGTCCCGAAAAAAGGTTTGAAGATGATTGTTGACAAATCTCCCAATTATCAGACTGGAGGACTTGAATGGTGCtgtgaaattgggttttaatcatgcggaaaaaaattacaaaattttttaGCCACTTCGTATTTATGTTTTAACAAGTAGATCCAAGTAACACGAgtgcaatcatcaataaaagtaacaaagaTTCTATAATCATGAGAAACAGTTTTCGGGGCAGCCCCCATACATCATAGTTTATTATTGAGAATGATACTAGTTTATTATTGAGAATGGAGTATCAGATTTATTTGCAGAAATATGATAAGTACTCTTATGACTTTTAGCAAGCATACACGAAGAACAAACAGGGATATCAATGAATTTAAATTCAGGAAACAAAGCACGAAGATATTCATTTGAGGTATGGCCAAAGTGTCAGTGCTAGAGCCATAATTATTGGGTTGAAGACCCTTGAGCCAAGTGAGCCGACCCAGTGCTTGAGACCTCCTCCACATAGTACAATCCATCTTTCTCAGAATCACGACCCAGTACCGTGTCCGTATGAATATCCTacaaaacacaaaaatgaggATACATGAGTACTTTGCAATTTAACTGCTTGGTGATTTGACTGACAAAGAGTAATTTGCAAGATGAGGAAGGTACATAGAGGCAGTTGGAGACATTTAAAGTGGGAGGTATAGAAACGATACCACTACAGATGACTGGGAATGAGTCACCGGTTGCGTTTAGAATATTGGATGTGGTGGATGAAGTTCGGGAAACAATATCTAAAGGATCATTGGTCATAGTGTCTGTGGCTCCTGAATCAAATATCCAACCACTAGTACTATACACATTATTAACATGGCCAACACAATTATTTAAAGTGATAGGGATAGAAAGGTCATTTGACCTTTCCAACCCTAAAATATCTCTTTCACTATCGGTTGAGGCATTTGTGCCTCCTTCCACTCTCATACCATCTAGAATTATAGGAAGAAaagtatttttcatttttttgctTTCTGTGTAATAGGATACAATGATTATATAGTACAAGATATGATTAATTATCCTATGATTATACTATCAATCATCATCTAGAATCATATTAGGATTATGCTAACTATGATAATGTTAATCACTGATTAATTACAATTATAGCAGAATATTCTTTCCAacagaaaatttaaaattaaaaaaattacgatttaatttttatgatattgaaaattttattagttagtctttcaattttaaaaagtatataaaaatatttttgatattttaaaaagtctattagttaatccatcaattaattttaccattaaatattttactatttagtttagatggttttaaaatattattagttagtcttcaaattttttaaaaatttactaattaatatctTGGTCAtatgcattttaaattttttttataatatttaacaattaaaattaacgaaaaactaattaataaattttttaaaatataaaaaatatttaattacatGTTTTAAAATTGATTATCAATTTTTTCGTAATATAAATTagatagtaattttttctaaaattaaatagtgtTGGATTTTTCCTAAGAgtcttttcataaaatattcaaTACATTTCGATTGAGGTGTAACTAAAGCAGGCCAAtgtgtaaaaatatttaaatcgtaGTTAGGAAGTCTACTACTGCCTCTATCCCATAATATCTATAGTATAAGGTTCATACATCCAAATTAataacattaattaataaatttaattttaaaaaatgtattataatttatttaaaataccctttaaatagttatatttttttatatattagtattaaatgatttaaaaattaatatgaatatatataaaaataaaaattaatattatcttaaaattttaaaagtgaaataatttgataaaaaaattatctaggACAAACATTTAGTATGTGATCGAGGTAGTTTTTACTTTTGAAGTCAACGATATCTAGTTGCCATCTTTATGCTCACAGTAGAAGTTTATCGTCGTTTatcttcttccttctctttcttttgcATAAACCAAGTAGTTATCGGAAATTAACGAGACAATGTATCACTTCATTTTTACTCCAATTACTTTAAGTTTCATGATAACTTTGTAATCTAAAGAATACGTGATATAGTATAATAATAGCTCAAAATAGACCAAACCAGCACTTGAAAACAAGACCACATGACTCGAACACTAGGTCTCAGCTCTTcatcaaaattcattttttcaACTACAGGGCGAGACTGCATGAAAAGTTAATGTTATAAAACGTAATCCAGCAGATCTCTATTACATCTATAAATGCAAGATCTAATATTCACTAGTTGATACTAGTCGGATTTCTAGAAAAAGTGACAACCAACTACATTTTCTTACATTATAAAAACAGATGAATACAGAGTACGTAAtttttacacaactactcttgaattcAAAACATTACATTGCACTCGTTACTCACTAGTATCAGAGTGACTGTCATAAGTATCCATTACcttactttctttttcttatagaTTGATCAAGCACAGTCTCATTTCAGTCACATCAATAcaaatcttttttattttttttaataaatcaaaattttattggaaataaatctaattaaatttctatatttttttgttaaaagtCAAATAaggtgaatttaaattttaggccaattaaatttatatattttttaaggaTCAAATATGttctaatataatataatattatttttaaataataaaatattatttttataatttaaaatattaaaaattttagtattttaattgacataaaaatctaaaaaatatataaatataacaaatattttttaaaattctaaaaataaactttattattaaaaaataatattatattgcaTGAGAGCTTATTTCACTcttaaataaaagtataagGGTTTAATTGAACTTATACCCAAACTTTATTTATACTGAAATTTAACAGATTAAACCATACTAAATCCTGAATTGCATGTCAAAAACCAAACAACCAACCtaacactacaaaaaaataGTGATTTAgtgaccaaaattttggtcgctaaaaggaagaatttggtcgctatttcataatagcgaccaaaatgaaatggtcGGTGTTTGGCCAGTCGCTAAAGTTTTGGCGACAATCTGAAAATTAGTcgctaaaatagcgaccaatcagcgaccattttgtggtcgctaatttggtgtcatggcaaattaagtattataaaatagcgaccaatcagcgaccattttttggtcgctaaattttGATCGCGAAATGGTCGCTGTTTTGATCGCTATTTCGCTATTTCGTTGTTATTTGATCGCCTCAGGGAAGAGCATTTGGTCGTTATTTCGTtgcaaattaatagtaaaatcaaaaaaatatttgttatttaatttgcttttgtgGCTGATTAATCACTAATATTGACACAAACTTCCCATTGAAAGTTTCAATAATACTATTGACCCAAAAAGTTTCACagcttgactttttttttttgtccaatTCACAGCTTGACTAAATTCCACAACAATAAGATAGTTAATAAAACAGTACAAATGGACCTTAATCAGTTCTCTGAGAGGGCCAATAAAAAAAACCCTAACTCTATTGCTTAATGTTGACTAGATCCTAAGGTATCATCATGTCCTGAACTAACCAATCAAATCCCTCAAGCAGCCCCTCCCCTGTATATGCGCTACAGCCCACGATTTTCCAATGCCTAGTTTTGTCCATATTCTCCAGGTTTAGTACCTGCAGAAGTTTTGCAAACTCCATTTTAGAATTTCAAAAGACGAAAGCAAGGCTATAAATCAGACATAATAACttttgaagaaaagaaaagggaaaccaaaaaattatatatatatatagtagctTTAACCTGATTATGTTGGAAGTCTAAGGTCAAGATACTAAGGCATGCTTAACCATTTTGAACCATGCTTCTTCTT
The genomic region above belongs to Manihot esculenta cultivar AM560-2 chromosome 3, M.esculenta_v8, whole genome shotgun sequence and contains:
- the LOC110612199 gene encoding ADP-ribosylation factor-like protein 2, with amino-acid sequence MELDYLLKEERLSGASLLILANKQDLKGALTPDEIAKVLNLENMDKTRHWKIVGCSAYTGEGLLEGFDWLVQDMMIP